Sequence from the Sphingosinicella ginsenosidimutans genome:
CCATTGAAGCAACGGCAACCCGCTGCCGACGGGTCCGACCAGCGCGTCACCGCAGACGTGAACATCGTTCATCACAAGATCTGCGCCACCCGAAAGGTCGAGGTGGCGGTAGGGAATGACGGTGAGGCCCGGCATCCCGCGCTCCAGAAGAAACAGCGAGATTCCCGCTTCGTCATCGTCCTTGCCCGACGTCCGGGCCGCCACCAGAAAATGCTCGGCCTCGTTTCCGCCCAGGACGAGCACCTTTTTCCCCGCAAGCACGAAGCCGTCCTTAGCGGGCTTGGCGGACGCAGCGACGGAATTCAGCCAGTACCGTCCGTGCGCTTCCGAATGGGCGGCCGCGACCCGGGCCTGTCCCGCGGCCACGGCCGGCAGGACGGCCCGGCATTGCGCTTCGCTTCCGGCCGCCGCCAGCAGCCCGGCGCCGAGCACGGCCGTCGCAAGGAAGGATTCGATGACGACACCGTTCCCGAACGCCTCAAGGACAGGAAGCGCCGCATCGAAGCCGAGGCCCATGCCCCCATAGGCTTCGGGAATGAGCAGGCCAGGCAATCCCAATGACCCGATCGGCGCCCATTCGTCCTTCAGGACCGGCACCGGCGTCGCGAAAAAGGAAGACCGCTTCTGGAAGGTGTAATGATCCCGAACCAGGCGCTCCGTGCTTTCACGCAACATGCGTTGCTCGTCGGTGATCTCGAAGTTCATTTGAGTTCCAACTGATGCCGCGCCATCATGTTCTTCTGCATTTCGCTCGATCCGCCCGCGATCGAGAATTTTCGATCCTCGATATAGTCGGCGACCAGCATTCCGGCGCGTCGGGCCGCCTCGCCCGGGTCTTCGCCCTGGACGCGAGCGACGCCGTCGAAAGGCGTGCCGTAGGGACCGACGACGTCGACAATCAGTTCGAGGATCTGCTGCTCGACCTCCGCACCTTGCAGCTTCACGATGTTCGGGGCGCTTCCCACCTCGCGGTTCCGGCTTTCGGATTCCAGCAAGCGCAACGTGGTCATCTCAAGCGCATCGATCGCGATCTCGGCTTCGGCGATCCGGGCCCGAAACACAGGGTCCTGGATGATCGGCTGCCGGCCATCCATTTCGCTGGCAGCGAGGCCTTTGAGCCGGGTGAGGTGCCATTTGGACTGGCCGAGCCGGGCGAAGTTGAATCGTTCATTGGCGAGCAGCCTGCGGGTATCCTGCCATGCGTCGCCGGGCTTTCCGACCACATTTTCATAAGGGACACGCACGTCGTCGAGAAACACCTGGTTGAAGTGATGCTCGCCCACGACCGACCTGATCGGGCGGACGCTGATCCCCGGCGAATCCATGGGGATGATGATTTGCGAAAGACCGCGACTGCCCTTCTGCGACTGATCGGTCCGCAACAGGCAGAGCATCCACCGCGAATGATGCGCGTTGCTTGTCCATATCTTGGTGCCGTTGATGACCCATTCGTCCCCGACCAGATCGGCCCGGGTGGTGAGCGAAGTGAGGTCCGAACCGGCATTGGGCTCGGAACATCCCTGACACCAGCTGTCTTCGAAATTCAGGATGCGTGGCAGGTAAAACCGCTTCTGAGCCTCGCTGCCGGCCCCGATCAGCAGGGGCCCGACGAGCTTTTCCGGCATCGATTCGATGTAGGGAGCGCCTGCGACTGTCGTGATGACCGAGAAGAGATGCTGCTGCATGAGTGTCCAGCCGGGGCCGCCATATTCCTTCGGCCAGGACGGCATCGACCAGCCCTTCTCCCGAAGGATATGCGGCCACACGAAATATTCCTCGCGGCTCAGCACCTCCCGCGCGAAGACCTTGCGCCTTATCTCGTCGGGCAGCGCTTCGGCGACCCACGCCGATATCATCTCGGCAAACTGCCGATCGTCCACGCTGAGATAGGGGGTCATGGCTTCAGGTCCGGCTGGGTGGCCTTGCGACGGTCGCGAAAGGCCTGCATTCGTTCGCGGCCCTCTTCCGCATGGAACAGGACACTGTTGGCGACCCGCTCGATGCTTCGGCCGTTCGTGCGATCCAGCTCGGAAATCAGATCTATCGACAGCTTGGCGAGCGCGAGCGTCTCGGCCGGGTAGCTGGCGAGCTTTTCGCAGAAGGCCGACACGCCCGCCTCGAACAGGTCGTCCGGGAAGACCCGGTGGACAAGCCCGATCGCCAGCGCCTCGCTTGAGTCGACGCTTTCGCCGGCCATGACGAGCCATCTGGTCCAATGCGGTCCGCACAGCCGCGTCGCCCGGCTGACCCCGCCCGAACCCGGCAGATAGCCGAGCGCGACTTCGGGCAGGCTATACCGCGCGCTCGCCGCCGCCAGTCTGAAGTCACAGGAAAGCGAGAGTTCGAGAGCGCCCCCGAGACAGGGGGCATGATGCGCGATCACCACCGGCTTTTCGACGACTTCGATCTTGTCACAGATGGATTGGAGCGATTCCCGATCGACCCCGCCGCGATACCAGCGGCGCGCTTCCATCGTGCTGCCGCCGAAGTCGGGGATGCCGCCCCCGACGAAATCCGACCCCGCTGAAAAATAGCGGCCTTTCGCCCGGATGAGCATCACGCGCAGATCGGGGCGTCGAGCCAGTTCGTCGACTGCGCGCGAGACCGCGCCCGTCATCTCGGTGGTCAGCGCGTTGAGCTTTTGCGGCCGATCGAAAACAACTTCGATAAGCGGGCCGCGCTCGGCTATTTGAACGTCCGCCATCTCATGCTCCCCGCAAGGTTCGCGAGCTTTCCGTCCTAGTGGAGAGTGATAGGCTCGCGGTCCGCGGTTGCGACCCCCCCATCCTTCGGTGTCGGTCCGATATTTCGTCGAGCATCCGCGGCCAACCTTTCGTCGCCGCAGCGCCGCGCTTTGCGCAATGGTCGGTCCCGTGCGGTTTCCCCTAGCCTCGGGCAGGATGTCAGAGGTGCCGACACGACGATCAGCCGCCTCTCTCGGAAAGGATGCGGATGCTGAGCGAGCCTAGATCACGGGGGCGCACCTACACGCTGTGCATGCTGACGCTCATCTACGCGATCAGCGTGATGGACCGGAAGATCATCACGATCCTGCAGGAGCCGATCAAACGCGAGTTTGTCCTCAGCGATTGGCAGTTGGGCCTCATGTCGGGCTTCGCGTTCGTCAGCTTGTACATTGTCCTGGGCATTCCGGTCGCACGCGCCGCCGACAGGGGCGTCAACCGGGTCTCGATCATCGCTTATTCCCTGATAATCTGGAGCGCGGCGACTGCGGCCTGCGGGTTCGTGCAGAATTATGCCCAGCTCGTGGCCAGCCGCATCGCCGTGGGAATCGGCGAAGCCGGCTTCGGCCCTCCGGCGCAATCGCTGATCGCCGATCATTACGTGCCGACCGAGCGCGGCCGCGCCATGGGCATATTCGCGCTGGCGGCGCCTGCCGGCATCATTCTTGGCCTCGGGCTCGGCGGAGCGGTCAGCCAGGCCTTCGGATGGCGGGTGGCGCTGCTCCTTGTCGGGCTGCCGGGCGTGTTGCTGGCGCTGATCCTCAAACTGACGGTGAAGGACCCACGGAATTCGAAAGCCGCCAAGGCGCCCGCCGCCCGACCGGCCGCCAGCTCGCTGCGCGAAGCGGCAAAGGTGATGGCCGCGAAGCGATCCTATGTGCTTCTGCTCTGCGGTGCGAGCACCGGTGCGTTCGCCAATCTGGGTCTGCAAAGCTGGTACCCGTCATTTTTCGTGCGAAGCTTCGGGATGAGCCTCGGCGCGGTGGGTGTGACGTGGGGGATTGCCGCGGGCGTCGCGGGATTGCTGGGCGCCTATGGCGGAGGCTGGCTCGCGGATCGGTTCGGCGCACGGGATCCGAAATTCGTCCTCCTGGTGCCGGCGGTCGCCATGCTGCTCTCTATCCCGTTTCAGATCGTCGCTGTGCTGGCTGGGTCCTGGCTGTTGGCGCTTCTCTTCCTTCTGGTGCCGACGGCACTGAACGCGATGTACATCGCCCCCACCATGTCGTTGAATCAGAGCCTTGCGCCGACTTCCCTGCGCGCGACCTCTGCCGCGTTCAGCACTCTGGTGGTCAATCTCGTCGGACTGGGCCTGGGCCCGGTGCTGCTCGGCCTGGTCAGCGACATATTCGCGAGCATCGCGGGCGATACCGGCGAGGGCCTGCGCCTCGCGCTCATCGCGATCAGCCCCCTTTATCTGCTGACGGCCGCATGCTTCGCGCTTGCATCACGCTCGCTCGCGCGGGACCTCGACATGACGGAGTGACCGAGGCCCGGATCGGGCGGGCGCCAGTTCTGCCCGCCGGGATTTTCGAGGCTCGAGCCGATACGGCCCGCAGCGGATCAAGGCAGGGGCGTTGCGCCGCCTCCAGACATCCGAGGCTGGACGGTGGGATCGACACGGCTGGCGGTGGAGCCAGTCACCTGCGAACTGCTCTCTGGTGGGCCTTTCCCGTTTTGACGGGAATTTAACGGGAAATCCGCTGTTTTCAGCCACAGATGCACGACACGGAAGGCCGCAAAGCCCTGATCTGCGCCGATATGCCAACGGAATTCCCGTAATCCAATAACGGGAATTTATGTCCACTCTTCATGCGTTGGCCGGGATGCTTGCTCCAGCCTGCCGGGAATTATGCTTCCCGGCGGGCCGGATCATGCGCGCCGTCGATCGAGAACTGATCGAGGAGCGCGAGCATGGCCTCAAGCCTGGACCGAAGCGTCGCTACCTCAAGGGCGAGCAACACATCGCGCCGCCCCGCCGCGACCAGGATCCGGGTCAGCACCGGGTTGGAATTGCGCATCAGCGCTACCAGGTGTCGTCCGCGCGGCGCATGCGATCCAGCGAACCAATGCTTGACGCTCCGCTCGCTCGCACCAGTCCAGCGCATAGCGGTTTTCACGCCTTGGTGAGTTCGGCCCAGATCCGTATCCAGAGCTTCCGCTATCATCATGGCAAAAGCCACATCCTCTTCGTCGAGGTGCAACTTCTTGCCCTTTTTCGGCAACATCTTTCCTCTCCTCGATAGCTATAGTCCCAGCGGGACGAGCGCGCCGAATCGCGGCAGCACCCAGAAATCCGCGACCACTTCGAGGTGTTTGAACTGTAAGGATCGGAGGCGGCAAAGTTGCCGAAATGGAGAGATCTTGAGCCTGACCTGAAAGGAGGAGGAGGTCCGCCCATTCGCGCCGCGGAATATGTCCGCATGTCGACCGACCATCAGAAGTATTCGACCGAGAACCAGGCCGATGCAATCCGTCACTATGCCGCAACCCGCGGGATAGAGATTATCCGCACCTATGCCGACGCGGGGAAGAGCGGCCTCAGGATCGATGGCCGGGATGCACTCAAGCAGCTGATCGACGACGTCCAGGCCGGCACCACGGATTTCACCATGGTGCTGGTCTATGATGTCAGCCGGTGGGGCCGGTTCCAGGATGCCGATGAGAGTGCCTATTACGAATATATCTGCAAACGGGCCGGGATCGCTGTCGAGTATTGCGCCGAGCAGTTCGAGAATGACGGAAGCCCCGTCTCCACGATCGTCAAAGGCGTCAAACGCGCCATGGCGGGAGAATATAGCCGAGAACTATCCACCAAGGTGTTCGCAGGCCAGGGGCGCCTGATCGAGAAAGGCTATCGGCAGGGAGGTCCCGCGGGCTTTGGGCTTCGTCGAACTCTGATCGATGAACATGGGAACGTCAAAGCCGCTCTTTCTCGCGGCGAACACAAAAGCATCCAGACGGATCGGGTGATCCTCACACCCGGCCCGGATGAGGAAGTCGCAATCGTTCGCGAGGTATATCGCGCTTTCGTTCACGATAGGCGAGGCGAGCAGGACATAGCCGATCACCTCAACCGTCGCGGCATTTCAACTGACCTTGGCCGTGCCTGGACGCGAGGAACGGTCCACCAGCTGCTGATCAATGAGAAATATGTCGGCGACAATGTCTGGAACCGGCGCTCCTTCAAGCTGAAGAAGAAGCGCGTCCGCAACGATACCGACATGTGGATCCGGGCTCAAGGGGCATTCGAGGCGATCGTCGAAAGGGACATTTTCGAGGCAGCCCGGGCGATCATCAATGCGCGCTCCTTCCGCCTTTCCGATGATGAGATGCTCTCGGCCCTTCGCGGGCTTTACGAACGCGAGGGGCTGCTCTCCGGAATCATCATCGACGAGTGTGACGGAATGCCGTCGAGCAGTGCCTTCAGTTCCCGGTTCGGCAGTCTCCTGCGCGCATACAGCCTGGTGGGATTCAGGCCGGATCGCGATTACCGCTATGTCGAGATCAACCGTTTCCTGCGCGATCTCCATCCCGACGTTCTCGATGAGGTCCTGGACGGCTTTCGGGGCATGGGCAGCGAAATCCAGCAAGAGGAAGAAACCGATCGCATCATCGTCAATGACGAATTCAGCGTCAGCGTGGTCATCGTCCGCTGCGCCTCGACACCCACGGGCTTGCTCCGGTGGAAACTGCGTTTTGACACGTCCCTCGGCACCGACATCACCATCGTGGTGCGGATGGATTCCGCGAACCGCGCACCCCTGGATTATTATCTGTTTCCCAGGATCGATATCGCTTCCGACCGCGTGAGGCTTGCCGAAGAGAACGGCCTGTCCCTCGATGCTTACCGGTTCGAAAGCCTCGACTATCTCTACGAGATCGCAGCCCCAGTCAGCATTGCGGAGGCCGCCTGATGATCACATCGCTTCCCCAGAACATCGAAATGATTCCGATTTCCAAAATTACGGTGCTGAACCCTCGAGCACGAAACAAGCGGCAGCACCGGGAAATCGTGAACAACATCGAGGCCATCGGACTCAAACGTCCCATAACGGTCAGCCGTCGAACCGGTCCGGGAGGCCCGCGCTATGATCTGGTTTGCGGCGAAGGTCGCCTCGATGCCTTCCAGATGCTCGGGCAGACGGCAATCCCGGCTGTGGTTATCGAAGCGCCGGAGAGCGATTGTCTGGTCATGAGCCTGGTGGAGAACATTGCTCGCCCGGTGCAGCGCCCCATCGACGTCATGAAGGAAGTGGGCGCCCTACGTTCACGAGGGCATAATGAAACAGAAATCGCCCAAAAGATCGGCGTCAGTTCCTCCTGGGTCAGCCTGGTGCTGTCGTTGCTGGAGCGCGGTGAGGAACGCCTGCTCGCAGCCGTGGAGACAGGCCTGATCCCGATCACGCTCGCCATGGAGATCGCCCGCTCCGAAGCCGATGATGCGCAGGATGTGCTCCTGGACGCATATGACAAAGGGAATCTTCGCGGAAAGAAGCTCGCGGCGATGCGCAGGCTTCTCGACCTGAGAGCCCGTAACCGCAACAAAGGACTACCCCGAGGTCGGCTTGGGCAGAAGGGCGGCAATCGGCGCCTGACCGCCAACGACCTGATGGAAATTTATCAGCGCGAGGCAGAGAAGCAGCGTCTGCTCGTCAAGAAGTCGGATTATGCTCAAACGCAGCTGCTTTTCATCGTTGAAGCGATGAAGGACCTTCTTGCCGATGATGGGTTCAGCACATTGTTGCGGGCGGAAAGACTCGAGAAGATGCCGCGAGCCCTGCAATCACGGATGGCCGGTCATGTCGATGAGTGACTGGCCCACGCGCACCGAAGGAGACGGTGCCGCCGTTGCCAACGGGCGAGTGGCGCTTGCATTCGACCGGGAATGCGTGACGGTTCCTGTTGAAGCCATCGTGCCGCTCAAAAAGCTCCGCGAAGGGGTTCATCAAAGCAGGAAATATGCGCAGATCGTCAGTTCCATAAAAGCGGTCGGCCTGGTGGAAGCTCCGGTGGTCATCCCCGATCCGCACAACTCCGGAAGCTATTTTCTTCTCGACGGCCATTTGCGTATCGAGGTGCTCAAGGAACTCGGCGTTCCCACGGTCGAATGCCTGATCGGCCGAGACGAGGAAACCTATACCTACAACAAGCGGATCAACCGCCTGCCTCCCGTCCAGGAGCATCGGATGATCGCCCGCGCGATGGAGCGCGGCGTGCCTCAGGAAAGGATAGCCGAAGCGCTGGGAATCGAGGTCCAGTCGGTTCGCAAAAAGTTCCGGCTGCTCGACGGCATTTGCGGCGAAGTCGTGGAAACCCTGAAGGACACCAATTGCTCCATGAAGGTGTTCGACGTTCTGCGGCGCATGTCCACACTGCGGCAGATCGAGGCCGCCGATCTGATGATCGGACAGAATAATTTCACGGTCATGTTCGCCCGGGCTCTGCTCGCCGCAACACCGGAAGACCAGTTAGCCAAGCCACCTCCGAGAAAGAACGGCGCAGTGCCAAATCCAAACCGGCAGCAGATAGCCCGCATGGAACGGGAATTGGCGGTTCTGCAAACACGCATAAAGTCGGTCGAGGACAGCTATGGTATCGACAATCTGCATCTGACGCTTGCCCGCGGATATCTTGCGAAGTTGCTCGGCAACGCCGCGATCGTTCGCTGGCTGTCACATCATCGACAGGAATATCTCGCTGAGTTTCAGCGGGTCGCCGAGATCGACACCCTCGCTGGAGCATCCGAACCGGCCTGACGAGTTGATGGGGACCCGGACCCGATAAGCGCGGGGACCATGGGAGACGCCGCACAGTGGGGCGGATCGAGCATGGCGGTGGGGATGGCGGCGAACCCGCACGGAGCCCACTAGGCTGGCCGCTATCAGGTCCAGCTGCATGCGGAAGCATTACCGCTCCCGCGTCTTGGGCCGGTGTGCCGGCTTGGCCAACCGGCACACCGGTCACAAACGCCACTGTCCGAGGCTCAACCTTTTATCACTGGCGCCTGCGGGTCATCCCGCCAGTTGGCGCGCAACCGGCTCTTCGCCCAGGATCAGGCGGCGAAGCCGCCCCAGAATATCGGTGCTGTTGGCGACGTCGATGCTTGCGGTTTCCAGGATCGTGGCGTGTCCGGTAATCGCATAACGCCCATGAACCGTGTCATCACCGCCGAGGCCCGGATGGTGGGGATAGAGCAGCGTCAGGCGCGGCGCGTCATAGAGCTGGGCATAGGCCATCATCTGGTAGACATCGGCCTGCGAGACGCCCTGCTTGGGATCATCGATCCGCGCGGATATCCGCTTCCACTTGGTGTCGATGACATGGACGACCCTGCCGCCCTGGCGGATCAGGATATCGGGCCGGGTCTGGAACAGGGCGCGCCCGCTGTCCTGCGCGCTCAGACAGAACAGCCGTCCGCCCTGCAACGAAACGGTAAACCCGGTTCCTGCCAAGGCGCGGGCGATCAAGTGCCCGACATATTCCTCGAACAGCGCATTCATCTCAAACAGCATGGCGGTGCCCTGGCCGGCGCCGCCGGTGGTCGTCTGATAGTGGTCCTGCAAAAAGAGCCGGGCCATAGCGAAGAGCTCCTGCCAAGACCGGTTGGTGCGGTCGATCACCACCTGGTCCCAGCGCAGCGCGGACACCGGCACGTCGGTAATATCGGCATAGACAAAGGCCAACTCACGCAGGCGTTGCTGGTTGGCGGGCCGCCGCGAGAGACGCGCCAGGCGCAGCACGGCCGCTTTCATGATCCGGTTGAGCGGCGTGTCTTCGGACAGAAGATCGAAGCGGCAGGCAAGGCACGATGGGGTGACCGCATGGCGGGTGAACTGGCGGGTGATATCGAGTTGGCCGCGCAAGGTCGGCAGATCGTCCTCGCAAGTGATATAGCGGCGCGGCATGCCCTTGCGCAGCGCTTTGGTCAGCTTGTCGCAAAAGATGCGGATCAGGATTTCGAGCAGGGTCTCGCGCTGCCAGGCGAGATCGGTGATGACGCCGAGGTCAATTTTCAAATCCAGCGCGACGGCCAGCATATGCACCAGGCGCTTGCGGATCGCCGCGTTCTGGTGATCGGTTGTTTCACCGGGCGCCACATCGATCTTGGGCAGGATCTCCAGGCTCGCATCGCCCGCTGCCAGAATTCCGACCACGCCGCGCGCGCGCAAGGCATGCCGGCCATGTTCGAGTACGCCGCTGCCGCCGCGTCCGGCAAAGGCCGAGCGTGCCGCCAGGGCCGCCAGCCTCTCGGCATGGCCATCGAGAATCTGCCCCGCGCCTTCGCCATAGGCGAGCTTGTCCCATTCCCGAACCGTATAGGCGGGCATCAGGCGGCAAACTCGGAAAAGTCGAAGCGCGCCTTGACGCTCCAGCGCCGCTTGTCGCCGCCCAGCTCATCGTCGGCAAAACCGGCCGGCGCCGTCAGCCGCCGCGCTTCGAGGAAATGGGAGCCATTGGTGCCGTCGCCATCGCCGAGCACCGCAGCGACCTTTGACCAATCCTCATAGAAATACTCGGTCAAGAGCGGGATGACCTTATGGCGCATGACGTCTTCGACGTCGGCGCGGCTACGGCAGCCAGTGAAATAGGCGTGGCCAATCTGGTGTTCGCGATCGAAGACATATTCGATCCGCTCGTTGATCGTGTGCAGCAGCTTGCACAGATCGATCCCCTCAAGATTTGCTGCATCGAGCCCCCTGGCCGCCAGCGCCCGCCGCAGGTCCTCGACATCGGGCATCAGCTCGCGGAAGGTGAAGCGGCGGCGCAGAGCGGTGTCGAGCAGCGCGATCGAGCGGTCCGCGGTATTCATCGTGCCGATGATGTGCAGGTTGGCCGGCACGCCAAAACTCGTCCCCGAATAGGGAAGCCGCACCCGGACCTCGTTTTCGCAGCCGAGCCGCTTGTCGGTTTCGAGCAGCGTGATCAGCTCGCCGAACACCTTGGAGATGTTGGCCCGGTTGATCTCGTCGATGATCAGGACATGCGGCCGCGCGCCGGCTACTGGCCGCTCGGCATTGGGATCGATCACCACCGCTTCGAGCGCATCCCAGTCGATCCGGTCCGGATCAAGCCGGTAGGCTGACTGACGACGGAAATTGCGGGCGTAGAACGGTGCGCGCTCGGCGCCATTATCATCGCGCCAGATCCATTCGACGCTGCGTCGATGCGGATGGAAATCGGCGTCGGCATCGAAATAATACTCGCCGCTCACCCGGCCAAAGGCACGGTAGCTGTCACGGCCATCGGAGATGACGACATAGTCGCCGACCTGCAGGCCGGAGCGAAAGGCGTAAAGCATCTCGATATTGGGGTCCTTGCCGGATGCGTCGGGATCCTTCTCCTCGTTCCACGTTTTCCGGATTTCTTCGAAATCATCAAAGCGCTCGTCGGACCAGTCGATATCGCCGCCCCAGCCGAGATGGATCAGCCCGCCATCGAGCCCTTCGCGGATCCGGTCTTCCTGGCTGCCGCGCTGACCGAGCGCGATCTTGTAGATCGGGCGCGAGCGATCGAGCCGCTTGGCCGGCGCATCTCCGGTGTCGAGCCGCGCTCTCTCGCTGATGATCTTGAACACGCCGGCATGGGGCTTGAGACTAAAGCCACCCGAAGTGCTGGCAGCCTCATCGTCGCCTTCCTGTTCGACTCCTGTCGTCGGCCGCAGCCCCTCGACGAAATCCTCGTAGGCGAAGGACTGGTGAAAGGTGACGAACTCGATCCGTCCTTCGCCGGCAAGACGGCGATACTCGGCCATCAGGGTGTCGCGGTCACCGCGCAGTGGTTCGGCTGCGGCATCGCCCAGGCAAAGCCGCACGGCCTCCCAGGCCGTGGCATAAGTCTTGCCGGTCCCGGGCGGGCCGTAAAGGATGAGATTAGTGGTCGCCGGCATCGCGGTCATCGGTTCAAAGGTCATGGTTTGGTGCCCTTCCGCTGAGGCGAGCTGGTAGGTGAAGACGGTGGAACTGCTAGGATTTGGCAACGTGTGCGAGGGCGCGGGGACATTGGCGAGCTTCTGAAATTTCTCCCCGCCAAGCGCGCTGCAGATCGCCGGGAACGCGTCGCGCAGTCCCATGTCGCGGCCAAGGTCACCGGCGCGGATTGCAATGTCTGCCGCGCCGTTCTCACGCGCCGGTTCGACATAATAGTTTCGCGCACAGAGCCGGATGCGATCTGCGTCGCGGATCAGATGCTCGTAGCGCTCGGGCGGGGTGACCGGGGCGTCATCGGCATCGACGATGATGTAACCTGCATTGTGGAGCTGGGCGGCGGCATCGGCCTTCTGTCCCCACCCGCCATTGAGCTGCGTCTTGCCGCGCAGGAAGCCGACGATCGGCTTGGAGGGATAGACCCGACCCGGTCGCGCGCGTGTCGAGCGCACCCAATAGTCGCGCGGCTCACCAAAGGCTTCGAAGATGGCGGCGTGCTCGCCCGACTGGCGGTAGCTGTCATAGGCGTCCATCGCCGCCTCGATCGCATCGCGCGAAAAGGTCGCCACATCTTCTTCCTTGTAATTGTGGACGATCCACAGCGCGCTTTGCACGTCGATCATGTCGCGCGGCGCCAGACCCCGGTCCGCAAAAGCAGCGCGCACGGCCTGCATGAAGCGCCATTCGTCGCGGTAGGTGTCGGCCATCGACGCATGATCGGGAAAGCGGCTGCCGACGGCTTCGAGCCACAGATCCTGGCGCACCGAATGGCGGATATAGATGCCTTCGTGCGGAGCGAGATGGAGGAACAGGAATTCGGCGATCTGCCGCGCCGGATCAGGCTTGCCGTCCGGAACAGCCGCAATCCACGCGTCAACAAAGGTCTCCAGTGCCGAGGCGTGACCGTCGGCTGCGCCAAGCGCGGCGTCGACAAGCGCGCGCAAGGCCGGCCAGAGCTGCTCGCGATCGGCGTCGCCTTTGGGCGACATCGGCCAATAAGCGCGCCATTGCAGCAGATTGCTTTTGGCCAGCGCGGTGTTGACGGCATCGGCCAGTTCCTGGTCGGAACCGGCCTGTTCGATCGCCGTCCTGAGCTCGGCGGCAATCGCCAATTTGTAGGTCCGCTCCGCCTCATCGAAATGCGAATCGGGCGGATCGAAACGGTCGAAGGCGGGAAAGAAATGGCGCAGCCGCTCGATCCAGCGCGTGATCGCAGCCGGATTGAGCATCAGCGCATCGCCGGACTGCAACAGCACCGCGATCAGCCGGCGCAGGGTCTCGGCGCTCTCGATCTGTATGAGAATGCAATCCGTTCTATCGAATGCCCATCTGTTATCCAAAGCCGAAATCCGGCCGCCTCCGCCTTCCTGATAGGGCTTCGGGGTTCCGGTAAATCCCTTCGCTTCAACACGGGACTTAAACTTGGTGTGGAGGTAAAAGTTCTCTGGCTGCCGGATTTCCCATAGCAGCCGTTCGCCCTCGCCGAACTCAAACGACACCATGTATTGGGTGCCATGGCCCGGGCGGAGGTCCGAGCTGCGGATGAGCTGGAAAATCGCTCGCCGCAGCGGTGAGGGTTTACTCTGTTCGTTCTTATCGAGGCTTGCCTCAATATCCGTCCACATTCACAACTCTCCAAATTCAGGCAATGCGCACAGCGTGTTGACGAGACGCATCTGTTCGACGGTGTCGCATTTTGCTTCGCGCAGCCGCGGTGCGCCGAAGACGAGCGCGAGGCCTTTGGTGCGCGAGACAGCGACGTTGATGCGGTTGAGCGAGAACAGGAAATCCATGCCGCGCGGTGTTTCCTCGACCGAGGAGGCGGTCATGGACACCAGGCAGACGGGTGCTTCCTGCCCCTGGAATTTGTCGACCGTGCCGACACGAATGCCAGCGGGCAAGGCGTCCTGCAGGGCATTGACCTGCGCATTGTAGGGCGCAACGACGATGATATCGGCGGGCTCAAGGGCGCG
This genomic interval carries:
- a CDS encoding AAA family ATPase: MWTDIEASLDKNEQSKPSPLRRAIFQLIRSSDLRPGHGTQYMVSFEFGEGERLLWEIRQPENFYLHTKFKSRVEAKGFTGTPKPYQEGGGGRISALDNRWAFDRTDCILIQIESAETLRRLIAVLLQSGDALMLNPAAITRWIERLRHFFPAFDRFDPPDSHFDEAERTYKLAIAAELRTAIEQAGSDQELADAVNTALAKSNLLQWRAYWPMSPKGDADREQLWPALRALVDAALGAADGHASALETFVDAWIAAVPDGKPDPARQIAEFLFLHLAPHEGIYIRHSVRQDLWLEAVGSRFPDHASMADTYRDEWRFMQAVRAAFADRGLAPRDMIDVQSALWIVHNYKEEDVATFSRDAIEAAMDAYDSYRQSGEHAAIFEAFGEPRDYWVRSTRARPGRVYPSKPIVGFLRGKTQLNGGWGQKADAAAQLHNAGYIIVDADDAPVTPPERYEHLIRDADRIRLCARNYYVEPARENGAADIAIRAGDLGRDMGLRDAFPAICSALGGEKFQKLANVPAPSHTLPNPSSSTVFTYQLASAEGHQTMTFEPMTAMPATTNLILYGPPGTGKTYATAWEAVRLCLGDAAAEPLRGDRDTLMAEYRRLAGEGRIEFVTFHQSFAYEDFVEGLRPTTGVEQEGDDEAASTSGGFSLKPHAGVFKIISERARLDTGDAPAKRLDRSRPIYKIALGQRGSQEDRIREGLDGGLIHLGWGGDIDWSDERFDDFEEIRKTWNEEKDPDASGKDPNIEMLYAFRSGLQVGDYVVISDGRDSYRAFGRVSGEYYFDADADFHPHRRSVEWIWRDDNGAERAPFYARNFRRQSAYRLDPDRIDWDALEAVVIDPNAERPVAGARPHVLIIDEINRANISKVFGELITLLETDKRLGCENEVRVRLPYSGTSFGVPANLHIIGTMNTADRSIALLDTALRRRFTFRELMPDVEDLRRALAARGLDAANLEGIDLCKLLHTINERIEYVFDREHQIGHAYFTGCRSRADVEDVMRHKVIPLLTEYFYEDWSKVAAVLGDGDGTNGSHFLEARRLTAPAGFADDELGGDKRRWSVKARFDFSEFAA
- a CDS encoding plasmid partitioning protein RepB C-terminal domain-containing protein; translated protein: MITSLPQNIEMIPISKITVLNPRARNKRQHREIVNNIEAIGLKRPITVSRRTGPGGPRYDLVCGEGRLDAFQMLGQTAIPAVVIEAPESDCLVMSLVENIARPVQRPIDVMKEVGALRSRGHNETEIAQKIGVSSSWVSLVLSLLERGEERLLAAVETGLIPITLAMEIARSEADDAQDVLLDAYDKGNLRGKKLAAMRRLLDLRARNRNKGLPRGRLGQKGGNRRLTANDLMEIYQREAEKQRLLVKKSDYAQTQLLFIVEAMKDLLADDGFSTLLRAERLEKMPRALQSRMAGHVDE
- a CDS encoding plasmid partitioning protein RepB C-terminal domain-containing protein, encoding MSMSDWPTRTEGDGAAVANGRVALAFDRECVTVPVEAIVPLKKLREGVHQSRKYAQIVSSIKAVGLVEAPVVIPDPHNSGSYFLLDGHLRIEVLKELGVPTVECLIGRDEETYTYNKRINRLPPVQEHRMIARAMERGVPQERIAEALGIEVQSVRKKFRLLDGICGEVVETLKDTNCSMKVFDVLRRMSTLRQIEAADLMIGQNNFTVMFARALLAATPEDQLAKPPPRKNGAVPNPNRQQIARMERELAVLQTRIKSVEDSYGIDNLHLTLARGYLAKLLGNAAIVRWLSHHRQEYLAEFQRVAEIDTLAGASEPA
- a CDS encoding McrC family protein; protein product: MPAYTVREWDKLAYGEGAGQILDGHAERLAALAARSAFAGRGGSGVLEHGRHALRARGVVGILAAGDASLEILPKIDVAPGETTDHQNAAIRKRLVHMLAVALDLKIDLGVITDLAWQRETLLEILIRIFCDKLTKALRKGMPRRYITCEDDLPTLRGQLDITRQFTRHAVTPSCLACRFDLLSEDTPLNRIMKAAVLRLARLSRRPANQQRLRELAFVYADITDVPVSALRWDQVVIDRTNRSWQELFAMARLFLQDHYQTTTGGAGQGTAMLFEMNALFEEYVGHLIARALAGTGFTVSLQGGRLFCLSAQDSGRALFQTRPDILIRQGGRVVHVIDTKWKRISARIDDPKQGVSQADVYQMMAYAQLYDAPRLTLLYPHHPGLGGDDTVHGRYAITGHATILETASIDVANSTDILGRLRRLILGEEPVARQLAG